In Microbacterium binotii, one DNA window encodes the following:
- a CDS encoding ATP-dependent helicase — translation MALLSASASAAADAEPVFEAPDWDASQRAVLDAEPDRSLVVVGAPGSGKTTLLIARVAQLTARGLDPDEVLVLTSTRQSATALRDRLSLAMTGARSGAPARSVASLAFEIVRAHEVRRDRPAPRLLTGADDDQIVHDLLRGDDLDEQDGAASRWPDGFGAAVRSSRAFRSELRAFLAECTTWGIEPPELAALAASEGVPVWEALSSFLVEYDDARGHLRSSHRDAAGLVAEAVSLLGRLEATDPALAVVRRLRAVLVDDAQELTPGAVALLEALHARGIAVTAFGDPDIGSGAFRGARPEHFARLAASLGRTAVLERTHRGTALQTDAVRRVTSRIGAAGVVAHRRAAQGAPDDESLRVYLARSAPEEHDLIARVLRERHLRDGVAWADCAVIAHDSRQVAALEAELGAREVPARAPGLVEPLGTRGSVRRLLTVVRAAAEEIDPAETLLSAGFDPVDLRRLRAALRRAEVLVAGTRSAAHLLAEALREPARLEALGTREGSRAATIAVTLAQLRDGLGRGATAHELLWTAWSRSGLEAAWSTLARGSGPLAEQADRDLDAVVALFQAAKRFGERAEEGGPRDPMVFVRGVLDSDVAEDLFAPPSRRERVQVLTPAAALGAEFDTVVIAGMQEGVWPNTRLRGTLLQAWRLAEARIGADAPSTRDRRREVLHDELRLFARALSRARSRVVVTAVSDDASVPSPLLELLPDAQPAPTRHPLSLRGLVAAHRRTLTTTTAPAARSHAAGQLVHLADARVAGAAPAQWYGMAPTTSHGPLHDAVETSVRLSPSRLEALETCQLDWVIADLGGARTETTAGLGTLLHHAMETAGPDEDSLWRAVEERWDELEFDAPWRERVERDRARDLVRRLSAYLRDFEARGGRLLGAESRFEVSLPHPAGDEAQPMVLSGTIDRVELLPDGRVEIVDLKTGRSVASTDAKVAENAQLAAYQVAVDAGMVPDAQGRDSAGAKLLVLQPTSSRAIFATPTQPPLDDAARAAFLGRLNAAATVMGARSFEAHYETHCRDDFSHGVCRIHTVAPVSAP, via the coding sequence ATGGCTCTTCTCTCCGCTTCCGCGAGCGCCGCGGCCGACGCCGAGCCGGTGTTCGAGGCGCCCGATTGGGATGCCTCGCAGCGGGCGGTGCTGGACGCGGAGCCGGACCGGTCGCTCGTGGTCGTCGGGGCACCGGGATCAGGAAAGACCACGCTGCTGATCGCGCGTGTGGCGCAGCTCACGGCCCGAGGGCTCGACCCCGACGAGGTGTTGGTGCTCACCTCGACGCGCCAGAGCGCCACCGCACTGCGCGACCGCCTCTCGCTGGCGATGACGGGTGCCCGCTCGGGTGCGCCCGCCCGATCGGTCGCCTCTCTCGCGTTCGAGATCGTGCGCGCGCACGAGGTACGCCGCGACCGCCCGGCGCCGCGTCTTCTCACGGGAGCGGACGACGACCAGATCGTGCACGATCTGCTGCGCGGCGATGACCTCGACGAACAAGACGGGGCCGCATCCCGCTGGCCGGACGGTTTCGGCGCCGCGGTGCGCTCGTCGCGCGCCTTCCGCAGCGAGTTGCGGGCGTTCCTCGCCGAATGCACGACGTGGGGCATCGAACCGCCGGAGCTCGCCGCGCTGGCCGCATCCGAAGGCGTGCCGGTCTGGGAGGCGCTCAGTTCGTTCCTCGTCGAGTACGACGATGCCCGCGGCCATCTGCGCTCCTCGCACCGTGATGCGGCGGGACTCGTCGCCGAGGCCGTGTCGCTGCTCGGCCGGCTCGAGGCGACGGACCCGGCGCTTGCCGTGGTGCGGCGCCTGCGCGCCGTCCTGGTCGACGACGCGCAGGAACTCACCCCGGGTGCCGTCGCGCTGCTGGAGGCGCTGCACGCGCGAGGGATCGCGGTCACCGCCTTCGGCGATCCCGACATCGGTTCCGGCGCCTTCCGGGGCGCGCGTCCCGAGCACTTCGCGCGTCTGGCCGCATCCCTCGGACGCACCGCGGTCCTCGAGCGAACCCACCGCGGCACCGCTCTGCAGACGGATGCCGTGCGGCGGGTCACGAGCAGGATCGGCGCCGCGGGGGTCGTCGCCCACCGGCGGGCGGCGCAGGGGGCACCAGACGATGAGAGCCTCCGGGTGTATCTCGCGCGCTCCGCACCCGAGGAGCACGACCTCATCGCTCGTGTGCTGCGGGAAAGGCATCTGCGCGACGGGGTGGCGTGGGCCGACTGCGCCGTGATCGCCCACGACTCGCGGCAGGTCGCCGCGCTCGAGGCAGAGCTCGGCGCGCGGGAGGTGCCTGCCCGAGCGCCTGGTCTCGTCGAGCCGTTGGGGACGCGGGGGAGCGTCAGGCGTCTGCTCACGGTCGTCCGCGCGGCGGCCGAGGAGATCGATCCGGCCGAGACGCTCCTGTCCGCGGGATTCGACCCCGTCGACCTCCGCAGACTCCGAGCGGCGCTGCGTCGGGCCGAGGTGCTCGTGGCGGGCACGAGGTCCGCCGCTCACCTGCTCGCAGAGGCGTTGCGGGAGCCCGCGCGGCTGGAGGCGCTCGGCACACGGGAGGGATCGCGTGCCGCGACGATCGCCGTGACACTCGCGCAGCTGCGGGACGGCCTCGGGCGCGGCGCCACCGCGCACGAGCTGCTGTGGACCGCGTGGTCGCGCAGCGGACTGGAAGCCGCGTGGTCGACGCTCGCCCGCGGATCGGGTCCGCTCGCCGAGCAGGCCGACCGCGACCTGGATGCGGTCGTGGCGCTCTTCCAAGCCGCCAAACGCTTCGGCGAGCGTGCCGAGGAGGGCGGTCCCCGTGACCCGATGGTGTTCGTGCGGGGTGTCCTCGACAGCGACGTGGCCGAAGACCTCTTCGCTCCTCCGAGTCGCAGGGAGCGGGTGCAGGTGCTCACCCCCGCGGCGGCGCTGGGTGCCGAGTTCGACACGGTCGTGATCGCCGGCATGCAGGAGGGCGTCTGGCCCAACACGCGTCTGCGCGGCACCCTGCTGCAGGCATGGCGGCTCGCGGAGGCGCGCATCGGCGCGGACGCGCCGAGCACCCGTGATCGGCGCCGAGAGGTGCTGCACGACGAGTTGCGTCTGTTCGCCCGGGCGCTGTCTCGCGCGCGCAGCCGTGTGGTGGTGACCGCGGTCTCGGACGACGCATCCGTGCCGAGCCCGCTCCTGGAACTGCTGCCCGACGCCCAGCCGGCGCCCACCCGGCATCCGCTCTCGCTCCGAGGGCTCGTGGCAGCCCACCGGCGGACCCTGACCACGACGACCGCGCCCGCGGCCCGCTCGCACGCGGCCGGGCAGCTCGTTCATCTGGCCGATGCGCGTGTCGCCGGCGCCGCCCCCGCGCAGTGGTACGGCATGGCTCCCACCACGTCCCACGGGCCGCTGCACGACGCCGTCGAGACATCCGTGCGACTCTCGCCCTCCCGACTGGAAGCGCTGGAGACCTGTCAGCTGGACTGGGTCATCGCGGACCTCGGCGGTGCGCGCACCGAGACGACGGCCGGTCTCGGGACGCTCCTGCACCACGCGATGGAGACCGCAGGACCGGACGAGGACTCTCTCTGGCGAGCGGTCGAAGAGCGCTGGGACGAGCTGGAGTTCGATGCTCCGTGGCGCGAGCGCGTCGAGCGAGACCGCGCGCGCGACCTGGTCCGGCGGCTCTCGGCCTACCTCCGGGACTTCGAGGCGCGCGGCGGGAGACTGCTGGGAGCCGAGTCGAGGTTCGAGGTGTCGCTGCCGCATCCGGCGGGTGACGAGGCGCAGCCCATGGTGCTGTCGGGAACCATCGACCGCGTCGAGCTGCTGCCCGACGGGCGCGTGGAGATCGTCGATCTCAAGACCGGGCGATCCGTGGCGAGCACGGACGCGAAGGTGGCCGAGAATGCGCAGCTGGCGGCCTACCAGGTCGCGGTGGATGCGGGCATGGTGCCCGACGCGCAGGGGCGTGACAGTGCGGGAGCGAAGCTGCTGGTTCTGCAGCCCACGTCGTCCCGTGCGATCTTCGCGACGCCCACGCAGCCTCCCCTCGACGATGCGGCGCGTGCCGCCTTCCTCGGCCGACTGAACGCGGCGGCGACCGTGATGGGTGCGCGCTCCTTCGAGGCGCACTATGAGACGCACTGCCGCGACGACTTCTCGCACGGCGTGTGCCGCATCCACACGGTCGCACCGGTGAGTGCTCCGTGA
- a CDS encoding DUF3107 domain-containing protein produces MEIRIGIANTGRELNFETDQAADDVKKSLADALGSGAPFVSFTDTKGNSYIVPAASLAYVELGTEEARRVGFVA; encoded by the coding sequence GTGGAGATCCGCATCGGCATCGCGAACACCGGCCGCGAGCTCAACTTCGAGACCGACCAGGCCGCCGACGACGTGAAGAAGTCGCTCGCCGACGCGCTCGGCTCGGGCGCTCCGTTCGTGTCGTTCACCGACACCAAGGGCAACTCGTACATCGTCCCCGCCGCGAGCCTGGCCTACGTCGAGCTCGGCACCGAAGAGGCCCGTCGGGTCGGCTTCGTCGCCTGA
- a CDS encoding RidA family protein, with amino-acid sequence MGASAVRLIRAEQLSDVAEYAYAATAPAGTRFIFLAGACPLADDGSTVAIGDYAGQASRCVETLTAALAAAGAALRDVVSTRVLVASARQSDLVAAWEVVRDAFGDHDAPSTLMGVTVLGYDDQLVEIEAIAAVAD; translated from the coding sequence ATGGGCGCTTCCGCCGTCCGTTTGATCCGCGCGGAGCAGCTGAGCGACGTGGCCGAGTACGCCTACGCGGCCACCGCTCCCGCCGGCACCCGCTTCATCTTCCTGGCGGGAGCATGCCCGCTCGCCGACGACGGTTCCACCGTCGCGATCGGCGATTACGCCGGGCAGGCGTCTCGATGCGTCGAGACGCTCACCGCGGCCCTCGCGGCAGCCGGCGCCGCACTGCGCGACGTCGTCAGCACCCGGGTGCTGGTCGCTTCCGCACGCCAGAGCGACCTCGTCGCGGCGTGGGAGGTCGTCCGGGACGCGTTCGGGGATCACGATGCGCCCAGCACCCTGATGGGCGTGACGGTTCTCGGCTACGACGACCAGCTCGTCGAGATCGAGGCGATCGCCGCCGTCGCGGACTGA